A window of Actinomadura viridis genomic DNA:
AGCGGGCGCAGGAGGGTCGCCTGGACGGGCAGGTCCTCGGTGACGCCGGTCGTCGGAAACTTCTGCGCGGTGCGCAGGTGGTCACGCAGGAGCCGGGCCGCGCCGTCGGCGTCGCCCTCCTCGATGAGGGTGAGCACCCGCGCGTGCTCGTCAAGGGCCCGGCGGCGCAGCGCGGGCTCGGGGAAGGACCCGGTGCGGGTGGCCTGCTCCGACCAGTCCCGCTCCTGGGCCGTCCACAGCGTCTCCAGGGCGCCCGCCACCACGAACAGCGTCTCGTTGCCGCACAGCCGGACGATCGCCTCGTGGAACTCGCGGGACGCGGGCGTCGCGCGCTTCTCGTCACCGGTCTCGACGGCGTGGACGAGGCTCTCGTGGGCACGGCGCAGCGCGGGCACGACGGCCGAGTGCCGGTCGGGGCGCTGCGCGCACAGCGAGGCGCAGAACGGCTCGATCTGCTGGAGCGCGAACCCGACGTCCGGCAGCGCGGTCCGCCGGGACTCCAGCACGAGCGCGAGCATGTAGGCGACGCTGTCGCGCTTGGGCGCGTGCACGACCGAACCGCCGGTGTTGCCGCGCCGGACGGTGATCAGCCCCTCGGTCTCCAGGATGCGCAGCGCCTCCCTGGCGGCGAGCTTGCTGACCCCGAACTCCTCCAGCAGGGCCGACTGCTTGGGCAGCAGGCTCCCGTCCGGCAGCTCGCCCCGCAGGATCCGCGACCGCAGGGTGTCGGCGAGCAGGTCCGCCACCCGTGGCTGACGCATCTGCGCGCGCGGCTCCGGGCTCCCCGTGTCCTCCACCGTGTCCCTGTCCTTCCGGCTGTCGTCGTCGCGGCCCTCACCTTCAGGCCATCACATCTATCTCATCTTCCGTTCCGCTGCGAAACCGCGTGCCGGACGGCCTCCCCGGGCTTCTCGGCGACCGTCACGCCCATGGCGTGCTGGTAGGCGGCCTCCAGCGCCCGGCCGCCGCCGACGGGCTCGGACGCCCGGCCGCGCAGCAGCACGTAGCCCCGGTCGATCCGGTCCCGGACGGCGCCGATCGACGGCTCGACGACCACCACGGCGGTGCCCTCGTCGGCGAGGCGGCGGGCGGTGTCCATCAGCTCGGCGACGATGAGCGGCGCCAGGCCGGTGGACATCTCGTCCAGCAGCAGCGCCTTGGGCGAGCCCATCAGGGCACGGGACACCGCCAGCATCTGCTGCTCGCCGCCGCTGAGGACCCCGGCGAGCGCGCGGGCGCGCTCGCGCAGGACGGGGAAGCGGTCCAGGGCCGTCTCGACCTCACGGCCGGGCAGGCCGAGCGTGTCCGCCATGACCTGGATGTTCTCCCGGACGGTCATGGTCGGGAAGATCTGCCGGCCCTGCGGGACGAGGGCGAGCCCGCGCCCGGACCGCCGGGCGGCGCCGAGCCCGCTGACGTCCTCGCCGTCCAGGGTGACGCGGCCGGTGGACGCGACCGACCCGTACGCGGCGAGCAGCAGGCTGGACTTCCCGGCCCCGTTGGGGCCGACGACCGCGCTGACCGCGCCCCCGGGGAAGGTGAGGGACACGTCCGACACGGCGATCGAATCGCCGTACCGGACGGACAGGCCGCTCACCGAGAGCTCATGCGACAACGTTCTCACCGCCGGTTCCGAAGTAGACGTCCTGCATCTCCGGGCTGGCCAGGCATTCGGCCGGGTCGCCGTCGAAGACGACCGTGCCCGAGCGCAGCAGCATGATCCGGTCGACCAGGGACGCGACGATGTCCACGTTGTGGTCGACCAGGATGATCCCGTGGCCCTGGGCGCGCACGGCGCGCACCGCCTCCGAGATCGCCGCGACGCCGGTCGCGTCGGCGCCGGCGAACGGCTCGTCCAGCAGCAGCACCGAGGGCCGCTGGGCGATCGCGCGGGCGACCTCGACGAGCCGCTGCTCCCCGAGCGTGAGGTCGCCGCAGCGGCGGCCCAGGTCGCCGAGGTCGAGGGCCCCGGCGACCTGGCGCAGCGTGGCGTCGAAGCGGGACCCCGCGGGACGGAGCGCGCCCGCGGCCAGGCCGCCGAGCAGCCCGCCGATCCCGGCGAGCCGGGGGGCGGCGGCGCCGAGCAGGATGTTCTCGCGGACGGTGAGGTCGAGGGCGAGGTGCGGGTGCTGGAAGGTCCGGGCGAGCCCGGCGCGGGCCCGCCGCGAGGGCGGGCCGGTGAGCCTGCGCCCCCGGATGGACAGCGTCCCCCGGTCGGCGGGCTGCGCGCCGTCGAGCAGGTCCACCAGCGTCGTCTTACCGGCGCCGTTCGGGCCGATCAGCCCGAGGACCTCCCCGGCGGACAGGCGCAGCGACACGCCGTCGACCGCGCGGACGCCGCCGTAGCTCTTACCGAGCCCGGTGCCTTCGAGGAGAGTGGTCGTCGTCATCGTGCCGTTCCTCCGCTCCCGGTCCCTTGCGCGGTCCCTCTCGCGCGTGCGAGGCGCCGGTGCAGCCACCGGGCGGCCTGCCCGGCGTACCCGAGGATCCCGCGCGGCGCGATCACCAGGACGGCCAGCACCGCGACGCCGAAGATCAGCGATCCGGCGCGTTCGAAGATCTGCAGGTTGAAGGTCAGCTGGACGACCAGGACCGCGCCGAGCACCGCGCCCCAGGCCGACCCCTGCCCGCCGAGCAGCGGCATGAAGATCGCCAGCGTGACCAGGTGCAGGGTGAACGTGTCGGGCCCGATCGTCTGGTTGGCCGTGGTGAACAGGGCGCCGCCGAGGGACGCGACCGCCGCCCCGGCCCCGAGGACGGTCAGCCGGAGGGCGGGGACGCCCACCCCCGCGGCCTCGACCGCGGCCGGGACGTCCCGGGAGCTCTGCAGCGCCACGCCGAACGGTGACCGGCGGACCCGGTCCATGGCCACCGCGACGATCCAGACGGTCAGCAGCGCGAGGGCGATGAGCGACAGCCGGTCCAGCTCGGCGCCGAACAGGGTGAGCGGGCGGATGGAGCCGATGCCGAGCGCGCCGCCGGTGATCCCCTTGGCGTCCAGCAGGAAGCTCTGGAAGGCGACCCCGAACAGAAGCGTCACGGCCGCCAGGTAGAAGCCCGACAGCCGCCGCGTCGCGAACCCGAGCGCCACCGCCAGGGCGGCGGAGGCGACCGCTCCCAGGAGGAAGGCCAGCGGCAGCGGCCAGCCGGTCTTCGTGGCCACGAGCCCGACCGCGTACCCGCCGATCGCGACGTAGGCGCTGTAGGCGAGCGAGAGCACCCCCGCCAGGTTGAACGGCATGTACATGCCGAGCGCGAGCAGCGCGTAGGTGGCGCCGAGGATCGCCAGGTCCTGCCGGAACAGGTCGCCGCCCGCCCACGCGATCACGCCCAGGGTGAGGGCGAGCGTGCCGAGGACGCGGGCCGTCTCCGCCGACCGGAGCCGGCCGGCCGGGCCGGCGTGCGGCGTCTCTCCGTGTGCCGATACCGCGGTCATACTCTGACCCTCCGTACGAACAGGCCGCTCGGGCGCAGCGCGAAGAACAGGATCGCGACGGCCAGGACGGCGTAGTCGAGCGAGGCGCTGCCCAGGTAGTAGGGGACCAGCGTCTGGGCGAGCGCCAGCAGCAGGCCGCCGGCCAGCGGCGCCCAGACCGACCCCGTCCCGCCGATCACCATGGCGAGGAATCCCGACAGCGCCCATCCGAAGCCGGACTGGAAGCTCACCCCGGCCTTGGCCGAGAAGAGGTTCCCGGCCAGCCCGACGACGAGGCCGGCGAGGGCGAACGCGACCAGCCGCACCCGCCCGACCGGCATCCCGAGGGTGCGCGCCGCCTCCCGGTTGCTGCCGACGGCGCGCAGGATGCGGCCGTACCTGGACTTGCGCATCCACAGCCACACGCCGGTGAACGTGACGAGCGTGGCCGCGACGAGCACCAGCGTCTGCCCGTCCACCGTGGCCACCCCGAGGTCGAGGGAGGTGTCGGGCAGCCAGGACCGGCCCGGCATCAGGTGCCGGCCGAACAGGGTGCCGGCGAGCTGCTCGACCGCGAACAGCACCGCGACCACCGCGATCAGGGACGGCAGCTCGCCGCCGCCCGAGCGCGCGTCGATCGGCCGTACGAGCGCGACCTCGGTGACGACCGCGAGCAGCGCGGCGACCGCGATGCCGAGGACGGCGGCGAACCCGAGCGGCCACCCCCGTTCGGCCATCAGCCAGGAGGTGGTCAGGCCGGAGAACATCGCGAAGGGACCGAGGGCGAAGTTGAAGAAGTCGGCTCCTTCGAGGACCAGGTAGTAGCCGAGCGCCACCAGTCCGAAGAAGCATCCGATCTGGACGGCCGAGACCCACAGTTGCGCAGACATCCCGCTCCTTTTGAGCTGCTTCCGTGGGATCTTATGTTTAAAAGTTAGCTATGACAATGCTCACTTGTGGGCGGTCCGGAATCCGGGGAGGCGGCCGTGACCAGTCCTTTCGGCGAGGTGGCCGGAGAGGGCGGCGGCCGGCTCGTCCGGCACCCGTCCCTCGCTCTGGCCTCCCTTGCGGATGCTAAGATTTAGACGTTAGGAGTCCGTTGGCTCATCGCACTCACGACGGGGGATCGGTGGAGGGATCGCGCCCGGCGCGCATTCGCCAGCCCCGTCTCGCCGACATGGTCGCCTCCGTGCTGCGGGAGCGGATCGTCAGCGGCGAGCTGGCCGACGGCGAGATCATCGGCCCGCAGGACGACCTCCTCACCGAGTTCGGGGTCAGCAAGCCGCCCATGCGCGAGGCGCTGCGCATCCTGGAGTCCGAGGGCCTCATCACCGTCCTGCGCGGCAACAAGGGCGGCGCGATCGTCCACGTCCCGCGCACCGAGACGGCGGCGCAGGCCATCGACCTGGTGCTGCGTTCGCGGCAGGCCGACCCCGCCGACATCGCCACCGCCCTGGTACGGCTGGAGCCGGTGTGCGCGGGCCTGTGCGCCGAGCGTCCCGACCGGCACGACAACGTCGTCCCCGCGCTCGAGGCGGCCCAGCGCGACGTCGAGGAGCACCTGGACGACCCGTTCGGGTTCATCCGCGCCGCCCGCGACTTCCACGCCCAGCTGGTGTTCGGCTGCGGGAACGACGCGATGGCGGTGGCCGTGGGCGCGCTCGAACGGCTCTGGACCACCGCCGAGCAGGAATGGGCGGGCGGCGCCGCCGGCCGCGGCGAGTTCCCGGGTCTCGACCAGCGCTCCCAGGGCGTGAAGGCGCACCGGCGGCTGGTCGAGCTGATCGCCGCCGGTGACGCCGCGGGCGCCGAACGCGCCGCGCGGCGCCACCTCAGCGCCGCCCAGTGCCACGTCCTCGACTGAGCCGTCCTCCGGCCCGGTCAGCGGTCCAGCACCTCCGGATGGTCGCGCAGCAGCGCGCGGACGGCCCCGTTCCAGAAGAAGTCCGTGCCGCGTTCGAGCAGCGACGCCTTCATGCTGCGCCGCAGGGTGGGGGCCACGAGGGTGTGGTCGCGCCCGGAGACCAGCACGTCGTGCATGAGCCGGCACTGCCGGTCCACCGTCGCCGCGCGGTAGGTCGCCTCCTCCACCGACGGACCGGTCACGATCACGCCGTGGTTGGCGAGGAGCACCACCGACTTGTCGCCGATCCGGTCGGCGAGGTCGGCCCCGAGGTCGGAGGTGGCGATCTCACCGGTGTACTCGTCGACGAAGGCCAGGTCGCCGTCGAACATCGACCCGGTCTGGTGCAGGAACTCGGGCAGCACCCCGAGCGCCGCCAGCACCGTCGCGTGGTACGGGTGGTTGTGGATGACGACGCGCGCGTCCGGGCGGCGGCGGTGCAGCTCGGTGTGGATGTGGATCGCGGGGGTGACGTCCCACCTGCCCTCGATGACCGTCGCGTCCATCGAGACCCGGCAGATGTCGGCGGCCGTCATCTCCTCCCACCACACGCCCCACGGGTTGACCAGCAGCTCCTCCGCGTCGTCCGCCCGGACGGTGATGTGGCCCGCGATGTTCTCGGTGAAGCCGGACCGTCCCAGGATGCGGAACGCGCACGCCAGCTTCTGCCGCTCGCTGAGGTCCCGGCCGATCGGCGGCATCACCCGCGGCGTCCACTCGGCGGCGCCCCCGGCGACCGGTGGCGGCATGAGCCGGCGTTCAACGTTCAAGGTCACGATTCCTCCGCTCGTCAGCCGCATTCGGGCTGGTAGGTGGGCCACTGCCGGCCCGGCTTCCCGTTCTCGAACTGCTTGAGGATCAGGCCGCACAGGCCGTCGGTGCCGCTGTGCTTGCCGGGCCGGAAGGACAGGGTGTAGCCCTTCTGCCCGAACGACGCCGGGTAGCCGGACACCTGCTCGAGCCCCTTGTTGATGGCCTCTCCGTCGACCTTCGACCCGGCCGCCTCGATCGCCTTGGCGAGCATCCCGACCGCGTCGTACGCCTGCGCGTCGTAGGCGGTCACCTCGGCCTTGCCCCCGCGCCTGCTCGCCAGGAACCTGCCCAGCTCGGCGCTCCGGTCGTTGTCGTCGGTGATGGAGCCGACGAACACGAGCCTGTCCAGCGCCCCCTGCCGCGCCTGCCCCCACAGGTCCGGCTGGTTGCCGATGGAGGCGAGCGAGAAGCGGTCGATGCCCGGGAGGAGCTGGTGCGCGGTGTTGTGGACGAGCACCTCCATCTGCCCGCCGAGCGCGGCGACGAGCATCGCGTCCGGAGCCGCCCGCTTGATCCGGGTGATCTGCGCGGTGACGTCACTGGTGTCCACCGGCGCCATCTCGGTCGCCACGACCTGGATCCCGGCCTCACGGATGGGGCCCAGCAGCGCCTTCTCCATCCCGGCGATGGACGCGCTGTCGTCCTTGAACAGGGCGAGCTTGGTGTGGCCGGCCTTCTTGAACGCCTCGGCGTAGACCTTGCCGAAGTCCGCGGTCGGGTTGGCGAGCGAGTAGGTGTAGGCGGAGTTGGGGCCGTCCCCGATGCCGGGCGTGATGTTCACCGGCGCGATCGCGGGCACCTTCTGCTGCTTCAGCAGCGCCTGCACCTGCAGGACGGACTGCCCGCCGGAGTTCATGATGAGCGCCTGCGCGCCCTGGCTGAGCAGCTGGCGGACGACGGTCGGCGCCTTGGTCGCGTCGTTGTCGTCGCTCTTGACGATCAGCTTGAGCTTCCTGCCGCCGATGCCGCCCCGCTCGTT
This region includes:
- a CDS encoding FadR/GntR family transcriptional regulator, yielding MRQPRVADLLADTLRSRILRGELPDGSLLPKQSALLEEFGVSKLAAREALRILETEGLITVRRGNTGGSVVHAPKRDSVAYMLALVLESRRTALPDVGFALQQIEPFCASLCAQRPDRHSAVVPALRRAHESLVHAVETGDEKRATPASREFHEAIVRLCGNETLFVVAGALETLWTAQERDWSEQATRTGSFPEPALRRRALDEHARVLTLIEEGDADGAARLLRDHLRTAQKFPTTGVTEDLPVQATLLRPLVQPAERP
- a CDS encoding ABC transporter ATP-binding protein, producing MSGLSVRYGDSIAVSDVSLTFPGGAVSAVVGPNGAGKSSLLLAAYGSVASTGRVTLDGEDVSGLGAARRSGRGLALVPQGRQIFPTMTVRENIQVMADTLGLPGREVETALDRFPVLRERARALAGVLSGGEQQMLAVSRALMGSPKALLLDEMSTGLAPLIVAELMDTARRLADEGTAVVVVEPSIGAVRDRIDRGYVLLRGRASEPVGGGRALEAAYQHAMGVTVAEKPGEAVRHAVSQRNGR
- a CDS encoding ABC transporter ATP-binding protein, translating into MTTTTLLEGTGLGKSYGGVRAVDGVSLRLSAGEVLGLIGPNGAGKTTLVDLLDGAQPADRGTLSIRGRRLTGPPSRRARAGLARTFQHPHLALDLTVRENILLGAAAPRLAGIGGLLGGLAAGALRPAGSRFDATLRQVAGALDLGDLGRRCGDLTLGEQRLVEVARAIAQRPSVLLLDEPFAGADATGVAAISEAVRAVRAQGHGIILVDHNVDIVASLVDRIMLLRSGTVVFDGDPAECLASPEMQDVYFGTGGENVVA
- a CDS encoding branched-chain amino acid ABC transporter permease; the encoded protein is MTAVSAHGETPHAGPAGRLRSAETARVLGTLALTLGVIAWAGGDLFRQDLAILGATYALLALGMYMPFNLAGVLSLAYSAYVAIGGYAVGLVATKTGWPLPLAFLLGAVASAALAVALGFATRRLSGFYLAAVTLLFGVAFQSFLLDAKGITGGALGIGSIRPLTLFGAELDRLSLIALALLTVWIVAVAMDRVRRSPFGVALQSSRDVPAAVEAAGVGVPALRLTVLGAGAAVASLGGALFTTANQTIGPDTFTLHLVTLAIFMPLLGGQGSAWGAVLGAVLVVQLTFNLQIFERAGSLIFGVAVLAVLVIAPRGILGYAGQAARWLHRRLARARGTAQGTGSGGTAR
- a CDS encoding branched-chain amino acid ABC transporter permease encodes the protein MSAQLWVSAVQIGCFFGLVALGYYLVLEGADFFNFALGPFAMFSGLTTSWLMAERGWPLGFAAVLGIAVAALLAVVTEVALVRPIDARSGGGELPSLIAVVAVLFAVEQLAGTLFGRHLMPGRSWLPDTSLDLGVATVDGQTLVLVAATLVTFTGVWLWMRKSRYGRILRAVGSNREAARTLGMPVGRVRLVAFALAGLVVGLAGNLFSAKAGVSFQSGFGWALSGFLAMVIGGTGSVWAPLAGGLLLALAQTLVPYYLGSASLDYAVLAVAILFFALRPSGLFVRRVRV
- a CDS encoding FadR/GntR family transcriptional regulator, with the protein product MVASVLRERIVSGELADGEIIGPQDDLLTEFGVSKPPMREALRILESEGLITVLRGNKGGAIVHVPRTETAAQAIDLVLRSRQADPADIATALVRLEPVCAGLCAERPDRHDNVVPALEAAQRDVEEHLDDPFGFIRAARDFHAQLVFGCGNDAMAVAVGALERLWTTAEQEWAGGAAGRGEFPGLDQRSQGVKAHRRLVELIAAGDAAGAERAARRHLSAAQCHVLD
- a CDS encoding class II aldolase/adducin family protein → MTLNVERRLMPPPVAGGAAEWTPRVMPPIGRDLSERQKLACAFRILGRSGFTENIAGHITVRADDAEELLVNPWGVWWEEMTAADICRVSMDATVIEGRWDVTPAIHIHTELHRRRPDARVVIHNHPYHATVLAALGVLPEFLHQTGSMFDGDLAFVDEYTGEIATSDLGADLADRIGDKSVVLLANHGVIVTGPSVEEATYRAATVDRQCRLMHDVLVSGRDHTLVAPTLRRSMKASLLERGTDFFWNGAVRALLRDHPEVLDR
- a CDS encoding ABC transporter substrate-binding protein; its protein translation is MARTTLRRGGNAGKAAALFAALPLLAAGACASGSGSAGSDDGTIVIGMDQDTAGGAAAYASIVGATVKDAVAQINERGGIGGRKLKLIVKSDDNDATKAPTVVRQLLSQGAQALIMNSGGQSVLQVQALLKQQKVPAIAPVNITPGIGDGPNSAYTYSLANPTADFGKVYAEAFKKAGHTKLALFKDDSASIAGMEKALLGPIREAGIQVVATEMAPVDTSDVTAQITRIKRAAPDAMLVAALGGQMEVLVHNTAHQLLPGIDRFSLASIGNQPDLWGQARQGALDRLVFVGSITDDNDRSAELGRFLASRRGGKAEVTAYDAQAYDAVGMLAKAIEAAGSKVDGEAINKGLEQVSGYPASFGQKGYTLSFRPGKHSGTDGLCGLILKQFENGKPGRQWPTYQPECG